The sequence below is a genomic window from Dryobates pubescens isolate bDryPub1 chromosome 17, bDryPub1.pri, whole genome shotgun sequence.
TCTTAGCCACTTCTTGGAATCCATCAGATGAGCAGTTGAAACCAGAGTCCTGTATGGGGCAAATCAAACATCACACCATGGGCTTAGGCAGTACCAACAGCTGGCTTAGCTTGAAAGCTGTGAGTCCATGGAAGTGTGGAGACAGCTTTAGGAGGAAACTCTGCTTacagagtggtgagacactggaacaggttgcccagggaggctgtggatgttccctccctagaggtgtcccatgccaggttggatgaggccttaagcaacctgggctagtgggagatgtccctgatcATGGCAGGAGGGTCGGAACTGGATAaacttcaaggtcccttccaccccaaaccattctatcattccctgattctatgattttagtccaaacccctgctagGGCAGCTTTCAACAGCTTCAGTAAAGAAGAGTGCAAAGGAAGCCCATAGGTGCTGTCAACGATGCCAGCTGGCTCGTgctggcaggagagagagagaacaccTTTgacaaggcaggagctgggatctGATCCACACCAGTTCTGTGGGAGAACCATTCCAgtcagcacctcccagctcctggtagagcagggctggcacagtcacccagcccatgctgttctgagagcagagagctgaaagGTGTTatgcaggcagcctggccaCGTCAGAAACCCTCTCCTTGTAGCAGGCATTTGTGCATTGCTGGCAGCATCtcatccccctgcccagcctggttcTGTCCCTCAGGCCGGGCGAGTGCAGTGCCGGGTGCGCTCGGATCAGACAAACTCTTCAGGCCACATTTTCCAGCCCACTGGGAAGGCAAAGAgatgagatcatagaatcacagcatcaggaaggctggaaaagacctcagagatcatcaagtccaaactatccagaggagggcaacaaagctggggaggggtctggagcacagccctggcaggagaggctgagggagctgggcttgcttagcctgcagaagaggaggctcaggggagaccttcttgctctctgcaactccctgaagggagattggagccagctggggcttgggctcttctgccaggcaggcaagcagccccagaacaagaggacacagtctgcagctgtgccaggggaggttgaggctggatgttaggaagaaattcttcatagagagagtgattggcccttgggctgtgctgcccagggaggtggtggagtccccattcctggaggtgtttaggaggagacttgatggggtgcttggtgccgtggtttagttgattagatggtgctgggtgataggttggagtcgatgatcttgaatgtctcttccaacctggtctattctattctattctattctattctattctattctattctattctattctattctcacccaacacctcatgattaaccaaaccatggctccaagggccacatccaatcccctcttcaacacctccaggcatggggactccaccacctccctgggcagcacagcccaagggccaattcctcttgctggcaagaactttctcctcccctccagcctcaacctcccctggcacagctgcagactgtgtcctcttgttctggggctgcttgcctgcctgggagcaaagcccaagccccagctggctccaacctccctgcagggagttgcagagagcaagaaggtctcccctgagcctcctcttctgcaggctaagcaagcccagctccctcagcctctcctgccagggctgtgctccagacccctccccagcctccttgcccttctctggacaccttcaagtctctcaatggccttctgaaactgaggagcccagagctggacacaggactcaaggtgtggcctaagcagtgctgagcccagggcacaatgacctccctgctcctgctggccacactcttcctgatggaggccaggatgccattggccttcttgggcccctgggcacactgctggctcctgttcagctgctctccaccactacccccaggtcatcttttgctgcaggctgggatgtCCAGCTGGAACATGACATTTgctggcctgcagctcccttaACGTTGGGGCTAGAAGGACATGGCTGAGCAAGATGGTAGCTGGGGCATGTCTGGGGTCTCCTAGTTAGGGCAGCTGAGTTTTCACAGCACCTAAAGTCCTTATTCATAAAGGATTTTCCTTTCAACTAAAACcacacagagtcatggaatggtttgggttggaagagaccttaaggatcatccagttccaacccacctgtgCCATGgactgggacacctcccaccagcccaggttgctcaaggcctcatccaacctggccttcaacacctccaggccagggacatccacagcctccctgggcaacctgttccagtgtctccccacccttactgcaaagcatttcttcctaatctccagtctcaatctcccctcttccagctcaaagtcatTGCCTGTCGTCCTGTCAGTCACagtccttgtcaaaagtccctccccagctctcctggtgcccccttcagatactggaaggctgccctaaggtctccctgctgccttctccaggctgaacagccccaactctcccagcctgtccccacaggggagcttctccagctctctgatcatctttgtgaccctcctctgcacccactccagcagtctgGTGTCCTTCTTGTTTTGGGGGcacaagaactggacacaggactccaggtggggtctcatgagagcagagcagggggggagaatcacctcccttgacctgctggccacacttctcttgatacaGTGCAGGACATGGTTGGCCTTCTTGACTCCACATTTGGCTCCAGAGGGAACAGTTACGTGAGCTAGCTGTGGCAGAGGTGTAGCTGAAGGAGAGTAGCTGAAGACTCAGGAGACTCCTTTTGACTTACAGTTTTGAGGTTTTCCTTTGAAAACACCCACAGAAAGAATGCAGCCTTTGGATTTATTCTGTTTCTAACAGAAGATTAGATTCTGAGGTGCAAAATGGGAGGCTTCCAGGTCCACAGGCTCTGTCCCGCTTACCAAAAACTGGCTTGACTGCCTGCCTAAGATGTGTCCTGCCAGGCACATTCTAATGGGGTCCTGAAGTCTGTTGACCATAGCAGGGGATGGGATGTCTGTCATCTTGTTGCTAGAGCACAGACACTGTACCCAGAGCCCCTAATGACAGTGGaggggaagcagagccagcagtttGAGGGAAGTCTGGCAGGAAGCTCTgaggaagcctcccatgctTTGACATCTCGGAgtgattcttttttccttccctccttccttccttctctttctctacaGGCAAGAAAAATTCCATTCTGCTGCACAAAGTCCAGCATGACCTCAATTCTGGTGTGTTCAACTACCAGGAGAATGAGATCATCCAGCAGATCGTGCAGCACGACCGAGAGATGGCACACTGTGCCCACAACGTCcaggccgccgccgccgccgcctccacTCCCACCCCTGTCATCTGGACTCCGCTCATCCAGGCGcccctgcaagctgcagcagccaccactTCTGTTGCTATAGCTCTGACCCACCACCCACGCCTCCCCACAGCCATCTTCCGCCCGCCGGTGTCCGTCTTGGGGTCCCTGGGGCAGCAATCCAACCAGACTCCCAGGCCGGTGAAGAGGCTGCAGTCTCTGATCCCGTCGACTGGCCCCTCTGCTGTCGGCTCTCCCTCCAGTAccccctcccagctgcacaCACCAGGAGCAGAAACCCCTTCATCCTCTTCCTTCCACATCCAGCAGCTCGCAGGATTCTCAGCTGCTGCCGGCTTAGGCCAGTTCCAGGTGGGATCCCCTCCGGGTGGCTCAAGCCAGCCAGGTTTGAGCAGCACATCCTCGGTGGGACTGAGCCAGTTCCAGCAGGCATCTTCTGGATCACCCTTAGGTACAGCTCAgcccatgcagcagcagcagcagcagcagcagcaacagcagcagcagcagcagccagccctttcCAGCAGTGGATTTGGGCACTTCCAGCAAGCCACAACTAGTTCCCCATCAACCTCACTCACCCAGCTCTCGTCAAACTCCCCCCCTAGTCTTCTCAACCAGTTCCAGCCCACCACAAGACAACTGCAGGCAGGACAGTTACAGCAGCTCTCGGGCAGTGGGACTTTGGGGGGAATGAATCACTTCCAACCCACTCCTTCTTCCAACTCTCCatcctccagcctaagccagcTGGCACAGGCCTCTGGTGGGCCATCCTCAGGCCTGTGccaaacacatccaagtgcatTAGGATCTTTAACTGGAACGATAGCCCAGCTCCACCAAGAGCGGCCACCCTTTGCCTCCATGTCTCCACTACAGCAGTCTGGCGTCGCCTCTCCCTGTTACACCCCTTCTGGCCTTAGTCCTCCCAGTCAGAGCCCAGTGGCAACAAGAACTTTTCAGTGTGGCCCTTCTGGGGCCTCAGGCTCTCAcggctctctgctcctgcctcagaCAGCCAGCccacctccacagctcctgcagtccaagAGCACGCCGCCCGTGCCGCCGGGACGCCTGAACCAGGACCTCAAGTTGATTTCTGCTTCCCAGCCATCTTtgccccaggagctggctcAGACGCTGAGCCAGAGTTCTCCTCATTCCTCCAGAGAATCTGTTTccagcttctctcctttccctggtGGAGGGCCTGGACTCCTGGGGAAGCCTTGTAGCTCAGTTCCTGGGCGCGTGACTTTGCCGCGGCAGATGTCCTCAGGTTCTTTACCACATCCGCTGGTGTTCGGggccggcgccgccgccgcctcgctGACTGCTGCCGGGCGGAAGGAGTCCCTAGTGCTCACGGGGGACCTGGAACCTGTCAGATCCAAACTGCCCTCCAATTTGTGAGGACTCCTTCTGTCAGCCCTGCAGTTCAGTTCCCAGTTAGACTTTTCACGGCccaggttttccttttcttcccctcctcgcCGCCTTTGGGCTTCGTTCCCCTCTCCATTTCTTCCGTTGAGGGTTTCGCTCTgattagaaacaaacaaaaagatacCACAAGgataacaacaaaaccaacaggaaaaaaaagggggaaaaaaagaaaaagaaaaaaaaaaaaaagaagctagcCAGGTATCCTTAGAGCTATAGATTTTTGGTCACTTGGTTTTATAGAGATATTTTAATACATGGAACGGAAGGAGAGGAGCAAAGCAACCCGCCGAGGTCACGCGCAGCGAGGCTCCTGCCCGAACTGCAGCCTGTCGAGGAGCAGCCATAGAAGCCACCaccctccacacacacaaaaggttTTCCTGTTGAGCCAAAGGGCTGAGGTTGACCGTGGGCCATAAAAGGGAACATCAGGGCAGGCCTGTTGCTGGCGCTCGGCTTGGCGCCGGCTGGGAGCCCGGCCCCGCGGCGCCCAGGCGTGGGGGGCGCTTGGATGGCGCAGCAGAAAGTTCCACTTCCTTCCCAGGTTCTCTCCTGTGATCTGCAGGTTGCAGAGGAAGCAAGAAGAGGGGGGGGTGAGTGATGCAGTCCCCTCTAGGCATTTCGGAAGGGCTGAGGTCTGGTTTGGATTCCACCTGAAGCACATAAAGGTGACCAGGAGATACACAGGCCTGACTTCAGGTGCTTGTCTCTTTCTTATTGCAGTGATGTTCTGGTGGGAACAAGAAGCAGTCCCTTGTCAGCCTCGAGCAGGGCAGTGAATACCCCCGCTGTATTTTCGTGGGTGTCGTGGATGGGGGTGGTAGGAGGAGTTGTGTCTCTCTGCCAGCgctccaggcagctgctctcGGCCAGCAGAACCCCAAGCTTCAACCTCCctagggtttggaaagtctgtGAGCTGCCTTCCAGGCTGGGGTGTGCAAAGCAAGGAGAGGGATGAAGAACAAGGCAGCACTTTAACCTTTCCCCTCTCATTTTGATGTCTCAGTGTCCATGGGTTGACTGCTTATGggtagaaatgggtagaaaaAGAGCAAAAGGTGGGGTGCAGtcaccccagccctcttcctcctcagcccaGGGGACTTTGAGCTTTCAGGCACCAAGGGTAATAGTGGTGCCCAGCCAAGAATCCTCCAGATTTGCGACCTTGTTTATACCATTCCACCACATCAGACCAGAAATGTGGCCAGCCGTGGTCCATGCTCCTCCTCTGGTGGGGGAATTGAAATAGTTTGCTTGATTTCACCAGCAATAACAGCCTGCACCTGACTGGCTTTGGTCTCCTCCTGCAGTTGCAGCATCACTGGACACATCTGGGGCCTGGCAGGCACCTTGAGCTGGAGTTTTTGGGCTCCCCTGATTTAAGGCAGTCAAAGTGGGGTGAGGACAGTAAGGGGCCTCTGGGTGCACAGagcactgaggagctgcagcctttaCCTCTAGAGCAAATGTCTCCTTTCCTTTTACTTTGATCCTTCTCCTTCTTAGGCCAAGCGGTGtctccagccacctccctgtaAAGAGTCAGGTGCTCAACTTTGCTGTCCCTGGTTAGAGACACATCTCTAGCTTCCCTCTGTTTCCAGCTCTTCTGGGGCTTCTCCAGCCCATAGAGGGATGCAGCAGTGCCAAAACCCCCTTACTATTACCACACTAACCACACAGGTCCATCTGACTCTCTCTCTtacctcctcccagcccagttCTCTGCCCCCCCAACCCCTTGGGTTGTTCCACACCCGGCTGGTTTGCAGACCTCTTGCCACGTGCCTGTTCTCCCCACCCGTGCTGCAAGCGTTCCTGGGCACTCCTGCTTCCACCTGCTTTGCTGGCTCAGATGTAATCAGCTTTGGTCTTCCTTAAAAAGGGGTCAGGGGGAACTCCAGCAAACGTTTGGCTGGGTGTCTTTGTTCTGCCAGctgtgggggtgtgtggtgggaggggtgcagggggtgtgtggctgtgtgtgtgtagatTTTCTCTGTATCTCTCTATATACACACATGCTTTTCTATAGCTAATGCCCACTTATACCCAGATGTAGGCTATTTGTGCACATGTGtaagctcacacacacacacacagagttctatgtatctctctctctatatatatctcCTAGTTTTCCAATACACCTcagtttttccccctcctgtagAAGACTGATGGGCAGGTGGTAATTATAATATATAGATCCTGCTTTCCCCAAATCTGTACAGGTTCATCTTGAAACAGAGTCAGGTGGAGGAATGGGCAGCAGATGCACAGAGCCTCGTGATATTTGCATAGGGATGAGGCAGTTCCTCAGAGGAAGACTCACAATATCCTTTTCAGTTTGCTGTTTCTCTTAGCAGCCTGGGTTTTGCCCCCCCCTCTATGCTAGAGGGCCCCTAGAATGAGCATCTCAGGAGGTTGGGAGCTAAGCTGTCTGGGTTAGGGAGGATGTAAGCAGATGGAGGTGGTCTTCAGCCCAGCCATGCCAACCCCTCATGGATGACTGTCCTGTGACTGCTGCATTGGTACTTGAATCTCAACACCCCCTGTGGCCACTCAGACAAATGGAGGTGCACAGAAACACCCTGAGGGCTGTCTCTGGTAGGTGTGTGTGTCCCATCCACCAGCCTGGTGAACACCCTTCTTCAGCTGGGttcctttgctttgtttcccaCAGGGATATTGGTTGATTTTCCAGTTCTTAGCAGTGCAGTAGCCAATATTGAGTTATTCTGACTGGACCCCAGTCAACACTAGGCTTGTCTCAGTAGGTGGAACTATATggtttctattattattattattattattattattattattattattattattattattattactactattattttgttttcttgggggggggggaagggagggaagagttCTAGGGGTGGGGTTTGCAATATAAAAGACACAATAAAAACCTTAGTAAATAAAAACCTGAAAAACCCAACCCCTCTGACTTGCTGTCTGCTTGAAGTGGAGAACCTCCCACAGTCTGAGGTGAGgttcaaagaaagagagaacacacaaaccccaaaccagcaaaccaaaccaatccttGGGGCAACCTGAGAGGAGGGctaaagaaggggggaaaaaaatccccaaacctggGTGGCATTTCGGACCTCTCCTCTGTTGGGCAGAGAAGGTGCAGGGCTTTGTCTCACTTGCTGGCTGTGTTTTCCTGATGGTTGTTAGAGCTGTGTTCCCCTGCTGCCACGGCTCCACCTGGTGTGGTGGGAGCTGGTATCAAGCCACTGACAGCAGACGTTGACAGCTTTTGCCTGCACTTGAATTTCCAGGAGTACAGAGGAGGaatctgaatagaatagaatagaatagaatagaatagaatagaatagaatagaatagaatagaatagaatagaataaaccaggttggaagacaccttcaagatcatcgtgtccaacctatcaaccaacaccacctaaacaactaaaccaagcactccatcaagtctcctcctgaacacctccagtgatggtgactccaccacctcccagggcagcccattccaatgggcaatcactctctctgcatagaaattcttcctaacatccaacctaaacctcccctggtgcagcctgagactgtgtcctcttgttctggtgctgggtgcctgggagaagagaccaacctctgcctgtctacaacctcccttcaggtagttgtagagagcaataaggtcacccctgagtctccttctctccaggctaagcaaccccagctccctctgcctctcctcacagggctgtgttccaaacccctcaccaactttgttgctcttctctggacaccttccagcaagtcaacctccttcctaaactgaggagcccagaactggacacaggactcgaggtgcagcctaaccagtgcagtgtacaggggcagaatgacctccctgctcctgctggccacactgttcctgatgcaggccaggatgccattggccctcctggctgcctgggcacactgcaggctcatgttcagcctaccatcgaccagtacccccaggtccctctctacctggctgctctcagccactctgtccccagcctgcagcactgcctggggttgttgtggccaatgtgcagaacctggcacttggctgtgttcaatctcctgcccttggcctctgcctgtcgaggtccctctgcagagcctctctgccctccagcagatcaactcctgcccccagcttggtgtcatcagcaaatttactgatgatggactcaatgccctcgtccagatcatcaatgaagatgttaaagagcacggggcccagcactgggtggggcacaccactggtgattGTTGTGCTGCAGATGGAGGTGTGGCAATCCTGCACTTTAATGGCAGACATGGAAGAGCTGGCTGGCCATGGAGCCTTGGAGAAGaccccaaggagcagcaggatatcatagaatggcttaggttggaaggggcctcacagatcatccactccaacctccctgccatgggcagggacacctctcaactagactcagctgctcaaggcctcatcgcTGCCAGGGAAGAaggcaacctccctgggcagcctcttccagagtctcaccacccttgtactgaggaacttctaagctccagtctaacctgctctccctcagcttcaaacctttcccccttggcctggctctagacacccttaggaaaagtccccctgcagccttcctgtacaggtactggaaggcagctctaaggtcccctcaggctgaacacccccagctgcctcagcctgtcctcacagcagaggtgctccagcccttggatcatccttgtggcctcctgtgGACTGGCTCCACaattccatgtccctcttatgctgggaaCACCTGAgttggaggcaggattggagatgtggtctcagcagagctgaacaaAGGGACAGAATTCCCTCTCTTGATCTGCAGGGTtcacccactgctgctcctccacctTCAGGCAAAAGCAGGAGGAAACCATGTCCAGACAACACCCTGGTAGGATGGTAGAGAACTTTTCCAACCCTTTGCAGGTACAGTGTTGTCAAggctggagtgggctgcccatgagagctgctcttcagccacccAGCACACCACAGGTAACTGCAGGGTGACTGAAGGGGCCCCAAAACCTTCCTGTGGGACCTGGAGACacagtgaggaggaaggaagatgagagcacagctgctatGCTCACATCCTCAGGTGATGGGATGGGCAAGAATCtttccagcccagctctcctctgcttgCAAGCCATGTACCTCAGTGGGGCTAAGGGACAGAGCAGGACCCCAGAGGAGGCACCAGGCAAAGGCCTGTagctgcaggagcccaggaAGAGAAAGGGCAGGGACCATGGGTAACATCTCCACAGCCTAGGAGTGAGGTGCTTGGACTGAAAGAGTGACCAGTAATTTgtgcttcttccaggcaaggACAGTGGTCTAGCTTCACCACCAGagaactgcaggcagcagctgctggcaccagcctgAGCCTAGCACCTGATGAGGCAGGATCTTTCCCCTTGAAGGTaatgctccctgcccagcacaggtggCTGGAGCCACCTCTCCAAGCCCCTGGGAAGTTCAGCTGGGGCATATTAGgcccaggagaggagaggaaagaggctAGCCCATGCCAGGACCCTAGGAACCCAGTGCCAGTGTTCTCCAGTGCTGATCCCCTCTGGcagactgctggagcaggaccaggcTGATGGCTGTAGGGTGTAAAAGCCCAGGAACTGGGATGTAGTGGAATAAACAAGCAGTCCACTTTTGTTGGTGGCACTTCAAGCCCATAGACTCCCTCCTCATCCACCATTACCCCCCTGCAGACAGTGTGCCAGCTCCCCCTTCCCTAGCAGAGGTGACAGACTGGTGgcctgtgagcagggctgtgggtggcCCTTTCCCATTACTGAGCTCTAGCTGGGCTCAGTaatcctcctcagcagcagggaagagcagcagcgcAGGGAAAGCTGCCATTTGGGTTTGCCCTCAGGAGACAGAGATGGTTTTGCATCTGGTTTTCATCAGCCATGCAGTTCCTTGGGCacatttctccctctccccacacagAGCAAAATGCCCACTTTGTGCTGCCAGGCTTGGTGTGTTCAGTCGGCCCCTCAGCCAGTTTGGTTCCTAAGCTGAAGCCTGCACTCAGACATGAACTCAAGCcacacaggcaggctgggagcaaggCTGCCCTGCCTGAGCTCAGCTGAGGCTTTGCTGGCAGGGGGGACAAAGTGGAGAAGCTGGGACACACCGTGGTGCTGGCCCCAAGTCCCAGCTGAGCACCACCTATTTTTCAGCATAGACCATCAGTGGTGAGgtttggaaagctgcccagcagaaaaggacctgggagtgctggatgACAGCGGGAtgagtatgagccagcagtgtgctcatgtggccaagaaggccaatagcaacctggcctgcatcagaaactgAGAGGtcagcaggaccacagcaggtcaggagattgtccccctgtacacagcactggtgagaccacacctcaaatactgggtgcAGTTTGGGGCTTCTCACtacaaagacactgaggtgctggagcaagtccagagaagggcaatgaagctggggaagggtctggagaacagggctggagaggagcagctgagggagctgggggtgggcagcctggaggaaaggaggctgaggggaaacctcattgctctctgcaagtagggagcaaaggaggttggagtgaggtctCGGTGCTGTCTCCCAGGTGATGAGTGATGAGAGCCAATGGCCTGAAAtaaactacctaaaaggaggttgtaggcagctggggtttggtctcttctcccaggcaaccagccccagaacaagaggacacagtctgcagctgtgccaggggaggttgaggctggaggtgaggagaaagttcttcccagcaagaggaatttgcccttgggctgtgctgcccagggaggtggtggagtccccatggctggaggtgttgcagaggggattggatgtgacccttggagctgtggtttagttgtcaggaggtgttgggtatcaggtgacaggttggactggatgatctctgaggtcttttccaacctggttgattctatgattgtgttctgtgattcaatgaaactgtgccaggggaggtttaggctggaggtgaggagaaagttcttcccagcaagaggaatttgcccttgggctgtgctgcccagggaggtggtggagtccccatggctggaggtgttgaagtggggattggatgtggcccttggagccatggttgagctgtcaggaggtgctgggtatcaggtgacaggttggactggatgatctctgaggtctttcccaacctggttgattctatgattgtgttctgtgattcaatgaaactgtgccaggggaggtttaggctggagattaggagcaaTTTATTTccttcaagagtggtcaggcactggaacaggctgcccagggaggtggtggagtccccatccctggaggtgtttgaccAACATGTAGGCATGACACCtgggggcatggtggtgttgggctccatgattttaaaggtcttgtccaacccaaaggattccatgattctgtgcagCCTGAGGACCCAAGAGCTTTCCCTGTGTAAGTTGTTGGGCTGGGAGGCCTCACTGGCCATGCACACTAACCCTGGATGTGAGCTGTCACCAGTGCCACCATCCCTAATGACCCTCTTGGCACCACCTCAGTGAAGATGGGGGGGGGCATGTGCGAGGTTGGGGCCTGCccggggctgtgctgagctcagagctgaggctcttccaGTGTCCCCTGCCCTGTTCCTGCTCCCAGCAATCCCAGGGAATCCCTGGCAAGGAGTCTCAAACacatcccctgcctgcctgctctaaCACAAGCATGGCAGGTGGCTTTGCTCACATCATCTGCAAAG
It includes:
- the HCN4 gene encoding potassium/sodium hyperpolarization-activated cyclic nucleotide-gated channel 4 codes for the protein MSVLVSDLPLVKFYWDLTMLLLMVGNLIIIPVGITFFKDENTTPWIVFNVVSDTFFLIDLVLNFRTGIVVEDNTEIILDPQRIKMKYLKSWFVVDFISSIPVDYIFLIVETRIDSEVYKTARALRIVRFTKILSLLRLLRLSRLIRYIHQWEEIFHMTYDLASAVVRIVNLIGMMLLLCHWDGCLQFLVPMLQDFPDDCWVSLNRMVNDSWGKQYSYALFKAMSHMLCIGYGQQAPVGMSDVWLTMLSMIVGATCYAMFIGHATALIQSLDSSRRQYQEKYKQVEQYMSFHKLPADMRQRIHDYYEHRYQGKMFDEESILGELSEPLREEIINFNCRKLVASMPLFANADPNFVTSMLTKLRFEVFQPGDYIIREGTIGKKMYFIQHGVVSVLTKGNKETKLADGSYFGEICLLTRGRRTASVRADTYCRLYSLSVDNFNEVLEEYPMMRRAFETVALDRLDRIGKKNSILLHKVQHDLNSGVFNYQENEIIQQIVQHDREMAHCAHNVQAAAAAASTPTPVIWTPLIQAPLQAAAATTSVAIALTHHPRLPTAIFRPPVSVLGSLGQQSNQTPRPVKRLQSLIPSTGPSAVGSPSSTPSQLHTPGAETPSSSSFHIQQLAGFSAAAGLGQFQVGSPPGGSSQPGLSSTSSVGLSQFQQASSGSPLGTAQPMQQQQQQQQQQQQQQQPALSSSGFGHFQQATTSSPSTSLTQLSSNSPPSLLNQFQPTTRQLQAGQLQQLSGSGTLGGMNHFQPTPSSNSPSSSLSQLAQASGGPSSGLCQTHPSALGSLTGTIAQLHQERPPFASMSPLQQSGVASPCYTPSGLSPPSQSPVATRTFQCGPSGASGSHGSLLLPQTASPPPQLLQSKSTPPVPPGRLNQDLKLISASQPSLPQELAQTLSQSSPHSSRESVSSFSPFPGGGPGLLGKPCSSVPGRVTLPRQMSSGSLPHPLVFGAGAAAASLTAAGRKESLVLTGDLEPVRSKLPSNL